AGACAGCACTGGGAGGTGAGTGCTGGGGAAACTGGGGAAACTGGcaaggggctgggggagcccggaaagccaggctgagctgctgggccCTCCCAGGTTGCCGGCAGGATGGCACGGGCAGCGGGCAGAGTTCTCCAGACCTGGCAGCCACGCGCCTGCGGCCGGTAAGTCCCTTCACAGGGATGCTGTGACCCCAAAACCTGCCCCAGCCTTTCTGTAATGGAGCCACCCATGTGTTTTGGGGGGTCTGAAGGGGGATGAGTGGCCTCAGCATGTTGGCAccacttctctccctctcccttttcctctcctctccctctctgcagctccGTGCGCCACCCCCGCCGCCCGGCCGAGCCCCCGAGCCCGACCCCGAGCTTCACTTCAGCTGACCCTGTgggtccccccagccccccgtGCCCCAAAAAGCTTTGCCCGAGCAAACCACCACAggctgctgtcccagcagcaggggctggtgctgctccatGCCCCGAGCTGgtctctccaggggctgcaTCCTGCCCAATGCTGCTTGCAGAGTGGTCCTGCATCCCAGTTACAGCACCCAGAGCCCCTTTTTTAGGGTgcccagtgccacagccaggcCCCATCTCATGCCCTTCTTGCCTCTGCCCTTCCTGCCTGGCATCGCCCGTGCACTCCCAGTCCTGGTTCCTGGGGGGCTCATCTCTGGATCCTGCCAGCCCCTACAGCACCTCCCCACAGGCAGGAGCGGGCGTGGGGGGGGCTGTTCCCAATAAATCAATAAATCCCGCTGGCCCTGGCGAGGGGTTCAGCAGCTTTAATGGTTGTAGCTCGTCTATGTACAGGGCGTTACACACCGAAGCTCGCGcgggccccggggctgcccgcTGGCCTGGCCCGGGGCCATCCTGCCCCCGGGGCCCGGCTCCGGCCCCTCCCGTgccgggatggggctgggagctcctCTCTCCGCCAGCATCTCCCAGGGACCTGCCGGTGCAGGATTTGTGCCTGTGCCCGCTCTGCGTGGCAGGGGTGCCCGGGGggggctgtgctctgtgctgaacGTGCCGGGTGGGTGGGGGGTGCTCCCCACCGCCCCGGGGGGGGGCTCAAGCCgctgcctccatccctgcccctcgccgcggTCCCCTCTGATCCCTCCCCCGGAGCTGGGGggccgcgggggcggcgggctcTGGGTGCGGTCCTGCCCCTGCCGGGCCCGAGGGTCCCTCGGGGGGGTCTCCGGGGGGGGTGCGGTGGGTGGGACTCGGGTACCTATTGCCAATGGGATGAAGGCTGGCGCCGAGCGCGGTTGTCGGTGACGCCGGCGCGTCGCTCCGGCCATGCCAAGCGCGTAGCTGCCCACCCGGGGCCGGGCACGGCTGCCCCGCGGCTGCCCCAcggcagagcccccagccccgagGGGTCCAGGGGCTGCGCGCCTCCCGTGCACGCTCCAGCCGGGAGCggagaggagctgtggggagagAGGCAGGATAGGGCTTGTCCCCACAGCCGTGGCGCCTCCCCACCACCCGCAAATGGGAGTTCCCGCAGTCGCCGCCTGTGGCCGGGCCCGTCCcgaccccctggagaaagagTTCACCCTCTCTCCATCTGCAGCACCAAGCGGAGACccaccagggcagggacaccggCAGTGCCCTCCCACCCCGCCCAGACATTGTCCCAGGGGCAGGGGACGAGCACTCACGTCACACACGGTCCTGCTCCGCGGCGCTGGGCTCCTGTGGGATGGAGGAGGGGTGTCAGCGCCCCCATAGAGCGGGGCCTGGGCGGGGGCTCTCCCTTGGCCACAGCACTGACCCGAGGGGCAGAACTCCCCTGAGTCTCCAGGAGCGACTACAGCCCGGGCACCATCTCCGCCCTTCCCCACCACCTGCAGGACGCGAGGAGCAGCAGCCAACCACCCTCGTGCTGGCTCTGACTGCGACTGAGGGCGTGGGGGAGGGTCCAAGTGGCACCAGTGCTTGGGGACAAACATCCCTGGGAGGTCCTGTCACCGTTCTCCTGGGACCCCATGTGCTGGAGCACCCCAGCACCGcgggcagcagccaggacaaGAGCCTGGCACTGCGGAGGGGGCAGAAATCACCATGTGCTTGGGCTTGCCCTGCACCTAACGGCTTCCCCAGGGATCAGAGGGATTCCCAAGGCTCAGTGGGCCACAGGAGGACCTGTCACCACCTCCCCAGGTCtctggggaagggctgcagccCATCAGCTCTATCCTGCCATGGGCTGCCCTTCTCCATGAAACAGCTCCAACCTTCCAGCCTGGTTACCAGAAAGCAAAGAGGGAAACAGTGGGATCCTGCTTTGTCCTTATCCAGCATCCAGCCAGGCACCTTTCCCAGGCCTCTCCCGTGCTGACCCagtcctgccccatcccaccccctgccaaggACTGCTGGCATGTGCATGGGCCGTGCCCAGCCCGCGCAGAACCAGCCCCAAGGGATCTCCATGGCTTTGAAGCATGCCAGGAATTTTACCCAGGCATTTggcttcctttttcttccaaggGCTTTGCCACACGTGCTTGGTGCTGGTTTTGTGAGGAAAGTCAAGGCCCAGCTCGTGGAGCTTCTGACACTACACAGGGGTTGTTTCCCAGCCCCCTTCCATGAAAATCAccttttcccagctgcagaacCACAAAGGAGTGCATAAGCCTGTGAGTGAAATTCTGGGTGTCTGaaccaccaccagcagcctcaTTTGCTCACTGATAACAGCACAGAGGCAATTCCAGGGAGAAAATCCCCTGGAGCTTTCTAACCACTCCAGCAAGGTGGttgggtgggatattgggaggTACCAGGGTACTGGGAGCTCCAGGCAGGGTGggctttcctcctctctcttcaGGAGCAGGGGAAAAGAGGCAAGAAATGACCACTTGGCTTTGCCATTTCCTGGCCTTTGAGGTAAGAAAGGCTCCTGGAGAAATCTGCCCCTGCCTGTTCCTTACTGGCCACATTGGACCCCATCGAGGCTACGGTTTTGGGGACACCACGTGCAGCAGTGGAGCTCTCCCAGGTCAaaatcccagctcagccacaaaggaaaagcaatCCCTTGCCAAGGGGAACCAGCAGCAGGTCTGCagcacctcccactgcccctgAAGCAGGGTGGGACGTGTCACAGTCACTCCACTGCCTCAGACATTGGAAAATGGGTGGGAAAAGCAattcccctccagcccaggggaCCACATGGGGGACCAGGAAGAGGAGGAACGTACCTGCTGCTTCCTGTCCTCCCCTCCGGgctctttcctgctgctgtcgTCTCTCCCCAACTCATCGGCCTGTTCCTGCAGACTCAGGCTCCCGTGAATATCCGACACTTCATCTGCCGACGCCAGTCCGATCTCCTCCAGGCAGATGCCGGCTCCTTCCCTCGCCAGCTCTCCTGGGATGCTGGGACTCGACGCTCCCAGCGCCGGCATGCTCATGAGCCTTCGCTGGCGGCTCGAGCTCccgggagcagagccagcatcCTGCAGGGACCCCACCGGGCCGGACCCCGCCGTGCCGGGCCCCACCGGGCCGGACCCCGCCGTGccgggccccgcgcccgcccgccggcTGTCACGGGTGCCGGAGCTGGCTGGTGTGTTCGCGGCTGGGCTGGCGGACACGCTTTGCTCCGCGCTTCTGCCACTCTGGGTGCCCGTCTGGATGGCTCCGTTCTGCAGGCCACCCGTGGGGACAGTCCCGTTGAGAGCCCGTTCCCGCTGGAGCATCTCGCTGCTGCGCTCCAGCTCCTCCGTGCTCGGCTGCCGGCTGCCGGCGGGCAGGGCAccgtcctgctgctcctgcacggGCGGCTTCTTCCCGATGTGTGTGACACGGAACCTGGAATGGGGCAGGACAGAGCAGTTTTTTCCAAGCTGTCCCACCGCTGGATTCCCAGCTCGCCTGTACCTCCAGCCCTGGATCTCCTCTCTTTGCCGTGATCTCCAGCCTTTCTGACCCATTCACACCTACGCAAGCCATGTCCCCAGACTgattttccccttcattttgagcaaaacaagcagaaagagaaggatGGGAAGCGCAATCCAGATcttggctggggcagagcttgTCCTCCCAGCAGCAAGATGGAAATGCTCTGAGACAGCCTGGATGGCAGTGTGCTCAgtgagggcagggacagggtttTGGCAGTGATTTGGATACAGGGATCAGAGGCTGGAGGAGTTGTTTGGCTAAAATCTGCCAGAGTACACTTTGCATCATCCCCTGGAGGGGTGGATGGTACCCGAGTGTTCACCAAGGTTCCACCGTGAGCAGGTaacagctcagagctcctgggtgggcaggagaaaagctgcagaaacGGGTCTGACACCCTCAAAGGTGGGTTAATAATCAGAGGTGGTGCAACACTGCACATGGGGAGAAGACAGGGGTTAGGGATCATAGACTCATGGAATGGCTTGAGTTGGAAGGAGGTTCTAAAAGATCATCCActcccatcccctgccatgggcagggacaacttccctTCAAcctggttgctccaagctccatccaacctggccttggacacttccagggatccaggggcagccacagcttctctgggcaactggTGCTAGGGCCTCCCCACCaaattcttcccaatatcccttCT
This portion of the Vidua macroura isolate BioBank_ID:100142 chromosome 15, ASM2450914v1, whole genome shotgun sequence genome encodes:
- the RELL2 gene encoding RELT-like protein 2 isoform X2, which translates into the protein MSDHHHPSDGESDPQHGITVVFLLVLVFFIMGLVGFLICHVLKKKGYRCRTFRDELDPDDKDGVEELQDDEAEKNDDTVEKIVKIIIQNEANVEALKEMLGENEEMPLPVPSLCPHSSSQDGGPPHHHTVHLGSTQAPCIHCSRRRRHPLQRQGRSKEGKSRMYPGETTVFSVGRFRVTHIGKKPPVQEQQDGALPAGSRQPSTEELERSSEMLQRERALNGTVPTGGLQNGAIQTGTQSGRSAEQSVSASPAANTPASSGTRDSRRAGAGPGTAGSGPVGPGTAGSGPVGSLQDAGSAPGSSSRQRRLMSMPALGASSPSIPGELAREGAGICLEEIGLASADEVSDIHGSLSLQEQADELGRDDSSRKEPGGEDRKQQEPSAAEQDRV